In the Apodemus sylvaticus chromosome 3, mApoSyl1.1, whole genome shotgun sequence genome, CAGATGCGCCTCCCAGACCTGTCGGGCTTCCCCGTCTCCCTCCCAGGGTGCAGGAGCACGCTCCTGGTTTCGAGGCCGCACTATCTCCCAAGAGCTTTATTAAGGCTGTTTTTGTAAGAGAGGTCCCGGAGGGCAGAGGGCCGCAGGCCTGGGGCGTCCCCAGCGAGTCAGAGGGCACTAGGCGCCGGGCATCCCGGGCAAGCCCAGAGTAATGAGGCTCTCCCCTATCCCGCGGGAGGCGGGGCTGCccactcctcccctccttctggtccccggggtggggggtgggggtggagagccAGGGCCCAGCACAGAGGGACGAGAAGTGAGAAAAAAAGTCTTCCTGGCAGATCCAGTGGGCACGGGGGCAGAGGAATGCCCGGCAGGGTCTAAGTGGGGCACAAgtgtggtgggggaagggagaggagtgcCCGCGGGTCCCTCAGTGCGCTCCGATCCTTGACCTCTGTAACTGGCCTTCAGGGAGGTCAGCATCCGTGTCCTTCCCGGCTTCTGCGTCCTcggtcccctcccctcccactgcttcgGGTTCCCCTCGGGAGTCACAGCCAGCCCAGCCGGCGCGCACAGGCTCCGGGTCGGGTAAACACCGCGCGGGAGGGGCGCGGGCCgtgcggggcggggcggggcgcacCGGGGGCCTCTCAGCGCGGTCCGGACGGAGGGGACAGGGGGCGGGGGCAGGAAGCCAACCGCGGTCCGGCGCGGCCCCGTGACGTCGCTAAGCTTCCAGGGATCTCTCCCCGAGGCCCACgggtcccctcctccctccctcctccggCGCCTCGCTttcagcctgggctggcattctcGCTAGCAGCTCGCAGGCTGCTCCTTggtccctgcctccctctttctccccccctctcctccttccttctccgaCCCTCTATTTTTCCCTCCTTTCGCTTCTCCGCTCTGCCTCTCCGATCCAGCTCTAGTCTccccaccttttctttttctccctccttcctcaccctccctcctcccGCCGCGTCCCTTGccttcttctgtctttctgtttttctccccGTCGCCCTCTCggtttcttccctccctccctccctccgggtttcctccccctgccctccctcctcctcgctcccctccccctcagccGCTCGCTGCTTCCCAGTCCCCGAGTCgtcgccgctgccgccgcccgcACCCGCGGCTGGACCGGCCCGCGCGCTCCCCGGGGTGCGCCCACCTCGGTCCCGCGCCCTCCGGGCTCGCAGGGACACCCTCCTCCCCGCGCGTCGCGGCCCCGCCCGGCTCGGCCCCCGCCCCGCGCCCGAGAGCGCCGAGGATGTGAGTCCTGCCCGCCGCTGCCGGAGCAGCAGCCACTCGCGCGCGGAGCCCGAGCGCAGCGCAGCTCAGCTGCGGGCGCTCGTTGGGTCGCTCGCGCGGGCTGCGCGCTCCTGCCCCAAGCGGTGTCCCTCCCCGGCCTCTCGCCGGCCCCAGCGCCGCGGCAGCCCCGAGGGCCGTCCCCGGCCGGCCATCCCCGGCCCCAGCGCCGCTGACCCTGTCCTCCGCGGGCGGGGACGCGGGCGGAGGAGGTGCCGCCTCGGAGCCCCCGGACGCGACCATGTCGGAGGTCCTGCCCTACGGCGACGAGAAGCTGAGCCCCTACGGCGACGGCGGAGACGTGGGCCAGATCTTCTCGTGCCGCCTGCAAGACACCAACAACTTCTTCGGCGCCGGGCAGAGCAAGCGGCCGCCCAAGCTGGGCC is a window encoding:
- the Camk2n1 gene encoding calcium/calmodulin-dependent protein kinase II inhibitor 1, encoding MSEVLPYGDEKLSPYGDGGDVGQIFSCRLQDTNNFFGAGQSKRPPKLGQIGRSKRVVIEDDRIDDVLKTMTDKAPPGV